The Camelina sativa cultivar DH55 chromosome 14, Cs, whole genome shotgun sequence genome includes a window with the following:
- the LOC104739393 gene encoding alpha carbonic anhydrase 7: MVSYPSTRCIFFVALFSIFTINVSISSAASSHGEVEDEHEFNYKKNDEKGPERWGELKPEWEMCGKGEMQSPIDLMNERVNIGSHLGRLNRDYQPSNATLKNRGHDIMLKFEDGAGSIKINGFQYELQQLHWHSPSEHTVNGRRFALELHMVHEGKKGRMAVVTVLYKIGRADTFIRSLENELEGIAEMEEAEKNVGMIDPTKIKIGSRKYYRYTGSLTTPPCTQNVTWTVVRKVRTVTRKQVKLLRVAVHDDSNSNARPVQPTNKRTVHMYRPRV; encoded by the exons atgGTGAGCTACCCATCAACCCGATGCATCTTCTTTGTGGCTCTCTTCAGTATTTTCACCATTAATGTTTCAATTTCAAGTGCTGCTTCAAGTCATGGAGAAGTTG AGGACGAACACGAGTTTAACTACAAGAAGAACGATGAGAAGGGGCCAGAGAGATGGGGAGAACTTAAACCGGAATGGGAAATGTGTGGCAAAGGAGAGATGCAATCTCCCATTGATCTTATGAACGAGAGAGTTAACATTGGTTCTCATCTTGGAAGGCTTAATAGAGACTATCAACCTTCCAATGCCACTCTTAAGAACAGAGGCCATGACATTATG TTAAAATTTGAAGATGGAGCAGGAAGTATTAAGATCAATGGTTTTCAATATGAACTCCAACAGCTTCATTGGCACTCTCCGTCAGAGCATACAGTCAATGGAAGAAG GTTTGCACTTGAGCTGCATATGGTTCACGAAGGCAAAAAGGGGAGAATGGCTGTGGTGACAGTGTTGTACAAGATTGGAAGAGCTGATACTTTCATCAGATCG TTGGAGAATGAATTAGAGGGGATTGCTGAAATGGAGGAGGCAGAGAAAAATGTAGGGATGATTGATCCAACCAAAATCAAGATCGGAAGCAGAAAGTATTACAGATACACTGGTTCACTTACCACTCCTCCTTGCACTCAGAACGTTACTTGGACCGTCGTTAGAAAG GTTAGAACCGTGACAAGAAAACAAGTGAAGCTTCTCCGCGTGGCTGTGCACGAT gATTCAAATTCGAATGCGAGGCCCGTTCAACCAACCAACAAGCGCACGGTGCACATGTACAGACCAAGAGTTTAA